DNA sequence from the Pedobacter schmidteae genome:
CACTTAGGCCAAACTGTTCCCAGGTGCCACGGTCAATTGTATTTGGATCAAAAATAAAAAGTTCGCCCTGCCTATCGGTGTCCACTGTTTCTTCCCCATAGTGTTCTTTATAGCCTCTAATTTTCTTCAGCCGCTCTTTTTCGGCCAGTGCCAGTTGCATTACCGCCTGCCGGTCGGCCTCGGTAACCGGCTCTTCGCCCACTACAAATGCATAAGCGTAAGGGAAAAGTATAACGATCCATATTAATATAATAAGCCCTATCAGCCCGTTAAACTCTCTTCTGCTAAAGCCAAAATAAACATTCAACCATTTCCTCATCAGCTAATTTAAGCAACAAGCTTTATATCAACCACAGTTGATAGCTATTAATATTGCCAGAATGTTATATTTTCGGCATGTAACTAAATTAAAAATAATAAGTCTTATTTTTGAAGTTGCTTTACTATTCATAAAGTTAAAAAACTATTATATTCAAATGAGCGTATCAGAGGCCAACATTCAGTCAAAAGAATGGACTTCAGTCCTGATCGCATCATAACAGATAAATTAAACATCTATGAAAATCATAACTACCAAAGAGTTTGCAAAGGCCACCAAGATTGACAAGTTAGGGGTGCCCGGCTTGGCCGCTTTGCTCATGGAGATGATGAAATTAAATGATATCAACAAGGTTTTTTCCCAAAACGAGCATTTCAACGGACTTGAATTTGTTGACAAAATACTGGAAACCATAGGCGTAACCATTGATTTTGATGAAGACGACCTTAAAAACATTCCTAAAACAGGTGGCTTTATTGCCATTGCCAACCACCCTTATGGTGGTGTGGAAGGTTTGGCTTTGGTAAAACTACTTTGCACCGTAAGGCCCGAAGCAAAGGTAATGGTCAACTTTATCCTTAAAAAGATTCCTAATCTGAGCGAGTTTTTTGTTGCAGTAAATCCTTTCGAAAATGTACAGCATTCGTCCAGCATCAGTGGTTTGAAGGCTACTTTTGATTTATTACAAAGTGGCACGCCTATAGGGATATTCCCTGCTGGAGAGGTTTCGACCTTTAGTTTGGACAAGCAGGAAATTACCGACCGGATATGGCATCCTGTAGTGGGCAAACTTATTGCCAGGGCCAAGGTACCGGTAGTACCGATCTATTTTCATGGCAACAATGGCGTTTTATTCAATATCCTCAGCTTTATACACCCAACATTGCGTACAGCAAAACTGCCATCGGAGTTTTTAAACAAACAAGGGCTTAAAATTAAAGTCAGAATTGGCAAGCCTATTCACATTCAGGATATATCTTATCATAAAAACACCAATAAACTGCTCGACTTTTTAAGAGCCCGTACTTATGCCCTGGGTACCGGACTGGAAGAGGAGAAAAAGATGTTTAATCCCATCAATCTTTTTAAAATAAAGAAAAAGCCTGAGCAGATTATTGAGGAAACAGATCGTAAATTGATTGTGGACGAGATAGAGGAGCTGGAAGGTTTCAGGGTATGGCAGGAAAAAAATTATGAAGTTTATATTGTGCCAACCGCAGCCATTCCGAATGTATTAAGGGAAATTGGACGATTGCGGGAAATCACTTTCCGTGAAGTTGGCGAGGGCACCAATAAAAAAATCGATCTGGATAATTACGATATTTACTATCATCACCTGTTTATATGGGATAAGGAGCAACAAAATATTGTTGGGGCTTACCGCATTGGTAAAGGTGACGAAATATTAAACACCATGGGCCGGAGGGGCTTTTATCTTTCTGAGCTCTTCAAAATCAAAGAACCTTTTTACCCCGTATTACGAAAAGGGATTGAGCTGGGCCGCTCCTGGATCCGCAAAGAATATCAGCAAAAGCCATTACCATTGTTTTTACTTTGGAAAGGCATCCTGAAATATCTGCTCGACAACCCGCAATACCGCTATATGTTTGGTCCGGTAAGTATCAGCAACAATTTCTCCAAGTTCTCTAAATCATTGATTGTGGATTATATCACCAAAAACCACTTTGATTATGAACTGGCGCACTATGTAAAACCTAAAAACAAATTTAAGGCCGATCTGTCGGCCATAGACAAAGATCTGCTGATCGAGAGCAGCGAATCGCTAAAGGATCTGGACAGCTTGATTTCGGACATTGAAAACTCGCACATCAAAATTCCTGTATTGCTAAGGCAATATATGAACCTCAATGCAAAAATTATCTGTTTCAATATTGATCCTAAGTTTTCAGATTGTCTGGATGGCTTCCTTGTGGTGGATACACAAAGCATACCACCAGAGATGCTGGAGAAGATTGGAAAGAATTTTTAAACCAAAAAGCCACGACATCCATCGTGGCTTTTTGTTATCAACTAAACCTAAACTTTATAAATACTAACCAAATATTTATGCCACAAAAGTAAGGTGGTCATGTTAAGGGTTTGTTAAAAATCGATTATGATAAAAGCTTTCTAAAGCGAAATTTCATTTTTCCGACCAACAAAATTCTGTATAAAACCGATACGAGAATTGGCCGATTGCACTTCTGCATCATTTTGATGATAAGATTGTCTTATTCCAAAAGAGGTTGACAGATATTGATTAATAAT
Encoded proteins:
- a CDS encoding lysophospholipid acyltransferase family protein, coding for MKIITTKEFAKATKIDKLGVPGLAALLMEMMKLNDINKVFSQNEHFNGLEFVDKILETIGVTIDFDEDDLKNIPKTGGFIAIANHPYGGVEGLALVKLLCTVRPEAKVMVNFILKKIPNLSEFFVAVNPFENVQHSSSISGLKATFDLLQSGTPIGIFPAGEVSTFSLDKQEITDRIWHPVVGKLIARAKVPVVPIYFHGNNGVLFNILSFIHPTLRTAKLPSEFLNKQGLKIKVRIGKPIHIQDISYHKNTNKLLDFLRARTYALGTGLEEEKKMFNPINLFKIKKKPEQIIEETDRKLIVDEIEELEGFRVWQEKNYEVYIVPTAAIPNVLREIGRLREITFREVGEGTNKKIDLDNYDIYYHHLFIWDKEQQNIVGAYRIGKGDEILNTMGRRGFYLSELFKIKEPFYPVLRKGIELGRSWIRKEYQQKPLPLFLLWKGILKYLLDNPQYRYMFGPVSISNNFSKFSKSLIVDYITKNHFDYELAHYVKPKNKFKADLSAIDKDLLIESSESLKDLDSLISDIENSHIKIPVLLRQYMNLNAKIICFNIDPKFSDCLDGFLVVDTQSIPPEMLEKIGKNF